From Gloeocapsopsis sp. IPPAS B-1203, one genomic window encodes:
- a CDS encoding tetratricopeptide repeat protein, which produces MSQPQKSVNKMETGKRQISYLVPFVLMMGLIGTPVLEVVMRVPVAQAQALPNEVRRGYTLLEQGRVKDAIAAFQQAVRRYPQSIPAKLGLAIAYRRQGEISEAWDTYQQVLAQEPNNQLALQSVGALGSFRPEWQARGIEALTTLLSLNPNDTEARAQRALLYGYQGRFAEALADYQIVLANNPSSEILLGAAETYTNSGNYQQGLELFNRYRATGQSISGYAAIAYARALRQTGNVAAAIQVLEPQVQAAQIDGAIQARAELSLAYLANQQFTEALAILDPLQGRVDAILPLARSLNEIRLRANVAGLAERVSNLYTQALAQAVTPDPQLLREAADVFSGLPQGQQTALQLYRQLATSQPNDLSVQVQLLALERQLGLISPADLKGRLSQVLQILPTDPTQQQQLAQALAQIEPPGPEFLPVYQNLLLAGVNQPFLNFRIAQLLLQSNDLEGAKRALAAYAATPAGATDLAPQLLAAEIERREGNLTAAQARYQALIAANIQDGDVLNAALQGLAGIYLSQNQPDNALILYDQLLARNPQDANIQLGRASIAYQANRISEAQADAVLSSWLQTQPTTNAPAELFSLVAALPANPQRESLYNALLAIDPNNIPVQTRSLQLIASRDPALARARVAQIVASNPNNVGVYFLQGQLAQAIGDLSLADRAYQTILSAQPYNADALSALGGIRFQQRRFNSAEQLYSQVLAVNPNDLSIRRTLASLSAAQDKPLTALEQLERLQVNQPNGQSDSDLSRQRQQLQEDFLRRRGFQPSWERY; this is translated from the coding sequence ATGAGTCAGCCGCAAAAGAGCGTGAACAAAATGGAAACTGGCAAAAGGCAAATTTCTTACTTAGTTCCTTTTGTACTAATGATGGGATTGATTGGAACTCCAGTACTAGAGGTTGTTATGAGAGTTCCTGTTGCTCAAGCACAAGCACTACCAAACGAAGTGCGTCGAGGCTATACGCTTTTAGAGCAAGGACGAGTTAAAGATGCGATCGCTGCTTTTCAACAAGCCGTTCGTCGCTATCCGCAGTCGATTCCTGCGAAACTCGGCTTAGCAATTGCCTACAGGCGACAAGGAGAAATTTCTGAGGCGTGGGATACTTACCAACAAGTTTTGGCACAAGAACCCAACAATCAACTAGCACTTCAAAGTGTAGGTGCTCTTGGCAGTTTTCGCCCTGAGTGGCAAGCACGTGGTATAGAAGCACTAACAACGCTACTCAGTCTTAACCCGAATGACACCGAAGCTCGTGCCCAACGTGCATTACTCTATGGTTATCAAGGTCGGTTCGCGGAAGCTTTAGCAGACTATCAGATTGTTTTAGCCAATAATCCATCTTCAGAAATCTTACTTGGTGCAGCAGAAACTTATACTAATAGCGGTAACTATCAACAGGGGTTAGAGCTGTTTAATCGCTACCGTGCAACAGGACAGTCGATCTCTGGCTATGCAGCGATCGCCTATGCAAGAGCTTTGCGTCAGACGGGTAATGTAGCAGCAGCGATACAAGTCCTCGAACCTCAAGTACAAGCTGCTCAAATTGACGGCGCGATTCAAGCACGTGCGGAGTTATCTTTAGCCTACTTAGCAAATCAGCAGTTTACTGAAGCACTAGCAATTTTAGATCCTTTACAAGGTAGAGTCGATGCGATTTTACCTTTGGCGCGATCGCTCAATGAAATTCGTTTACGTGCGAATGTAGCTGGACTGGCTGAACGAGTTAGCAACCTCTATACTCAAGCACTAGCTCAAGCAGTAACTCCCGATCCGCAATTATTACGCGAGGCGGCTGATGTTTTTAGTGGTCTACCTCAAGGGCAACAAACTGCATTACAGTTGTATCGTCAATTAGCAACTAGCCAACCAAACGATCTCAGTGTTCAAGTACAACTCCTCGCCCTCGAACGCCAACTAGGGTTAATCTCTCCAGCCGATCTCAAGGGAAGACTGTCTCAAGTTTTACAAATCTTGCCCACAGATCCCACTCAGCAGCAACAGTTAGCACAAGCCCTAGCACAAATTGAACCCCCAGGACCAGAATTTCTGCCTGTTTATCAGAATTTACTACTGGCTGGTGTCAATCAACCGTTTCTTAACTTCCGCATCGCACAGCTATTACTGCAAAGTAATGATTTAGAAGGTGCCAAACGCGCTTTGGCAGCTTACGCCGCAACTCCAGCAGGAGCAACAGATCTCGCGCCACAATTACTTGCAGCAGAAATCGAGCGGCGGGAAGGAAATTTAACAGCTGCACAAGCACGTTATCAAGCATTGATTGCCGCTAATATTCAAGACGGTGATGTTCTCAATGCTGCACTGCAAGGGCTTGCTGGAATTTACCTCAGCCAAAATCAACCGGATAATGCTCTTATTCTTTACGATCAGCTTTTGGCACGAAATCCTCAAGATGCAAATATCCAATTAGGACGCGCTAGTATCGCTTATCAAGCAAACAGAATCTCAGAAGCTCAAGCAGACGCAGTACTCAGCAGTTGGTTGCAAACTCAACCTACGACTAATGCACCTGCTGAGTTGTTTAGTTTAGTTGCTGCATTGCCTGCAAATCCTCAGCGGGAGAGTCTTTATAATGCGCTTTTGGCGATTGATCCAAATAATATTCCTGTACAAACACGCTCTTTGCAATTAATTGCATCGCGAGATCCAGCACTAGCACGCGCGCGAGTTGCTCAAATCGTCGCGAGTAATCCAAATAACGTTGGTGTTTATTTCTTGCAAGGACAATTGGCACAAGCAATTGGCGATCTAAGTCTTGCCGATCGCGCTTATCAAACAATCTTGAGTGCACAACCTTACAACGCAGATGCTTTATCTGCTCTAGGTGGTATTCGGTTTCAGCAGCGGCGCTTTAACTCTGCAGAACAGTTATATTCTCAAGTTTTAGCAGTTAATCCAAATGATTTATCTATTCGGCGGACGCTAGCAAGTTTGAGTGCTGCACAAGATAAACCTTTGACTGCGCTAGAACAACTTGAGCGGTTGCAAGTAAACCAACCCAATGGACAATCGGATAGCGATTTATCGCGCCAAAGACAACAATTACAAGAAGATTTTCTGCGACGGCGCGGTTTTCAACCTTCTTGGGAGCGCTACTAA
- a CDS encoding glycosyl hydrolase family 8: MQQLAQGKNRKYQTNFLPLSSFAVTIAVLGLSGCLSNSPPRSLAVATQSPSPVAVPTTEIDLELLQESWNAYRQRFIQADGRVIDREDSDRSTSEAQAYAMLRAVFADDPTTFARTLNWSENNLQRTVAGKRTDQLWAWEWGRDIQGNWKIRDANFASDADIDAITALIFASRRWQHPEYLQLAQSKLEDLWNLSTVAMPDGHRYLIPGPTAAFQVRSHVLILNPSYFAPYAFRIFAQVDPTRDWLSLVDSSYQVLKSSAQLSKVNLPSDWVNLDTQTGNYQALPASHSLRTEYSFNAYRVWWRLALDAVWFQEPRATQFLQRHLKHLQQTWSSTKRIPAQINLQGNPLVNYEATSQYAMLFAAFRLIEPAIANQILQQKLLPQYRDGIWEQDSAYYTQNLVGLGLFPPTEFRQLLHPTN; the protein is encoded by the coding sequence ATGCAGCAATTAGCTCAAGGTAAAAATCGTAAATATCAGACAAACTTTTTACCTTTAAGTTCTTTTGCTGTGACAATCGCTGTACTCGGTTTAAGTGGTTGTTTATCTAATTCGCCACCTCGCAGCCTAGCAGTTGCAACACAATCTCCTTCACCTGTTGCAGTACCGACAACAGAAATTGACTTAGAATTGCTGCAAGAAAGCTGGAATGCATATCGGCAAAGATTTATTCAAGCCGATGGGCGGGTCATTGATCGGGAAGATAGCGATCGCTCAACCTCGGAAGCTCAAGCCTATGCAATGCTGCGGGCGGTGTTTGCGGACGATCCAACAACATTTGCCCGAACGCTGAATTGGAGCGAAAACAATCTCCAGCGGACAGTAGCAGGTAAACGTACGGATCAGTTATGGGCATGGGAATGGGGTCGTGATATCCAAGGTAATTGGAAAATTCGCGATGCCAATTTTGCGAGTGATGCTGACATTGATGCAATTACTGCACTCATTTTTGCGTCACGCCGTTGGCAGCATCCAGAGTATCTACAGCTAGCCCAAAGCAAACTAGAGGATTTATGGAATCTGTCTACAGTCGCCATGCCAGATGGTCATCGTTATCTTATTCCTGGTCCGACAGCAGCCTTTCAAGTGCGATCGCACGTTTTGATTCTCAATCCTTCTTATTTTGCACCTTATGCCTTTCGGATTTTTGCTCAGGTTGATCCTACCCGCGATTGGCTATCGTTGGTGGATAGTAGTTACCAAGTGCTTAAAAGTTCTGCCCAGCTATCGAAAGTTAATTTACCGAGTGACTGGGTAAATCTTGATACGCAAACAGGTAACTATCAAGCATTACCGGCGTCACATTCCTTACGAACCGAGTACAGTTTCAACGCTTATCGAGTTTGGTGGCGTTTAGCTTTGGATGCAGTGTGGTTTCAAGAACCACGAGCAACTCAGTTTTTGCAGCGTCATTTAAAGCATTTGCAACAAACGTGGTCTTCCACAAAACGAATTCCAGCACAAATCAATTTGCAAGGAAACCCGTTAGTCAACTATGAGGCAACATCACAGTATGCCATGCTATTTGCTGCTTTTCGCTTAATTGAGCCTGCAATTGCTAACCAAATTCTGCAACAAAAACTCTTACCCCAATACCGCGATGGAATTTGGGAGCAAGATTCAGCTTACTACACTCAAAATCTCGTGGGATTGGGATTATTTCCACCCACTGAGTTCAGACAACTTTTACATCCTACTAACTAG
- a CDS encoding cellulose biosynthesis cyclic di-GMP-binding regulatory protein BcsB, with protein MHSFRRDRPTHSKTKTKSQTHNVLSPYLWLVVLGCTTAVLASTTTSIQAQSENRLRQEEQQLIQEYALPKAPSRPPVYRPQQRVTAPATAPRRSRSSQPQRGAQQPAPQAPSRPPATARSVPPRPQPAATATTPRSRPESSPKATTVAANAVPPSQYVMEFNRSPVVGNRFRLQGIYSEGRLGFTRPRGWQVQSVKALIRFQHSPALFANRSNLTLRVNGTSVGSVPLNRKQSQIGSVLFDIPPNLIQNFNELTVVAQQHNSATCSEADQTLWTEILPDSKLIFNYTPQPVPINLSRYPYPFFDELSLEPNQIAYLLPQQMSETWLTAAARFQTSLGRLAEFRPIDTSLVESVDAVGGQRLVIIGTPEEQPALRELDLPFAIAGNQVLDGNQDPLPEDVGVLMVTTTKESGVPVLVATGNGSDGVTKAVQALVQSQNRKIATGQGMIVSQVTEAPTPGLRQWPRYLPENNSFALKDLATSNNQPFEDVTVRGSAAPPIEFDFRALPSDRFNRGNSMTLRYSYGPQVNPRTSAVEVLLDGVFIGGERLTSEQGEVRKTLNVNLPENLITPTSKIQVAFRLHSKEAPDRCGGVVADQQLSGTVHADTSFRLNRETSVQIPDLKLLQAGFPFTAPQDLSSTAIVLPDAPSQTDLLTMLEFSERMGRLSQAESVALQVYTAESFPMQEQGNHHLVGIGTREQFPFPEVFQAGSFFLSDVFSRSWGGGTVQALPDEDGVIKQIISPWNRDRVVLALSAQTDNGLERVRQILDKDPWFFQLQKDTVLISSNQQDPAAYDPEGYELKFLQSSPQRRIENTSLLSKASRLLQEHWYLLPLGILGIAVVLYGITQAYLKRITVEDKK; from the coding sequence ATGCATAGCTTTCGTCGCGATCGACCTACTCACTCTAAGACTAAAACAAAGTCTCAAACCCATAATGTCCTATCGCCATATCTTTGGCTCGTGGTATTAGGCTGCACCACAGCAGTTCTTGCTTCCACAACAACTTCAATTCAAGCTCAAAGTGAAAACAGATTGCGCCAAGAGGAACAGCAATTAATTCAAGAGTATGCGCTGCCTAAAGCACCTTCAAGACCGCCAGTATATCGACCGCAACAGCGGGTAACTGCACCTGCAACCGCACCACGGCGATCGCGCTCTTCTCAGCCCCAAAGGGGAGCGCAACAACCTGCACCTCAAGCACCAAGCAGACCTCCAGCAACTGCGCGATCAGTACCACCTCGTCCTCAACCAGCTGCTACGGCTACAACTCCTCGTTCACGTCCAGAATCAAGCCCTAAGGCGACTACAGTGGCTGCTAATGCTGTACCTCCGAGTCAATATGTTATGGAGTTTAACCGCAGTCCTGTTGTTGGTAATCGCTTTCGTTTACAAGGTATTTATTCTGAAGGACGACTTGGGTTTACCCGCCCGCGTGGTTGGCAAGTGCAATCAGTGAAGGCATTAATTCGCTTCCAACATTCACCAGCATTATTTGCCAATCGCTCTAATTTAACACTAAGAGTCAATGGAACAAGCGTTGGTAGCGTTCCCTTAAATCGCAAGCAGTCACAGATTGGCAGTGTATTGTTTGATATTCCACCAAATTTGATTCAGAATTTCAATGAATTGACCGTGGTGGCACAACAGCATAACTCGGCAACTTGTAGCGAAGCCGATCAAACACTATGGACAGAGATCCTACCAGATTCTAAATTAATTTTTAACTACACTCCGCAGCCAGTTCCGATCAACTTAAGTCGTTATCCTTATCCTTTCTTTGATGAGTTGAGTTTGGAGCCAAATCAGATTGCTTATTTGCTACCTCAACAAATGAGTGAGACTTGGCTCACAGCAGCAGCTCGTTTTCAAACATCTTTGGGTAGATTAGCAGAGTTTCGCCCGATTGATACAAGTTTAGTTGAAAGTGTTGATGCCGTTGGAGGGCAACGGCTAGTTATTATTGGTACGCCAGAAGAACAACCAGCTTTAAGAGAACTCGATTTACCTTTTGCGATCGCTGGTAATCAAGTACTCGATGGTAATCAAGATCCGTTACCTGAAGATGTCGGTGTTTTGATGGTGACAACAACCAAAGAAAGCGGTGTTCCTGTACTGGTTGCGACAGGAAATGGCTCTGATGGAGTCACAAAAGCCGTTCAAGCCCTCGTGCAGTCGCAGAACCGTAAGATTGCCACAGGACAGGGCATGATTGTTTCTCAAGTAACAGAAGCACCAACACCAGGGTTGCGTCAATGGCCGCGTTATCTTCCTGAAAATAATTCCTTTGCCCTCAAAGACTTAGCAACTAGTAACAATCAACCGTTTGAAGATGTGACGGTACGGGGTTCGGCTGCGCCACCAATTGAATTTGACTTTCGCGCGTTACCAAGCGATCGCTTTAACCGAGGTAATTCAATGACCTTGCGTTATAGCTATGGTCCGCAAGTGAATCCGAGAACTTCAGCAGTAGAAGTTTTACTTGATGGCGTATTTATTGGTGGAGAACGTTTGACTTCAGAACAAGGAGAAGTCAGAAAAACACTCAATGTCAACTTACCAGAAAATTTAATTACACCTACTTCCAAAATTCAAGTAGCATTCCGCTTGCATTCTAAAGAAGCACCAGATAGGTGTGGCGGAGTTGTTGCCGATCAACAACTTTCTGGCACAGTCCACGCGGATACTAGCTTTCGTCTCAATCGCGAAACATCTGTACAAATTCCTGACTTGAAACTCTTGCAAGCTGGTTTTCCTTTTACGGCACCACAGGATCTTTCCAGTACCGCGATTGTTTTACCAGATGCGCCTTCACAAACCGATTTACTCACGATGTTGGAGTTTAGCGAACGCATGGGGCGTTTGAGTCAAGCTGAGTCGGTAGCCTTACAAGTGTACACTGCGGAAAGTTTTCCTATGCAAGAACAAGGGAATCATCACTTGGTGGGAATTGGAACTCGCGAACAGTTTCCTTTTCCTGAAGTTTTTCAAGCTGGTAGCTTTTTCCTGAGTGATGTCTTTTCCCGTAGTTGGGGCGGCGGTACAGTACAAGCGTTACCCGACGAAGACGGGGTGATTAAGCAAATTATTTCACCTTGGAACCGCGATCGCGTTGTTTTGGCACTGAGTGCTCAAACTGACAATGGTTTAGAACGAGTTCGTCAAATTCTCGATAAAGATCCTTGGTTTTTCCAACTCCAAAAAGATACTGTACTGATTTCCAGCAATCAGCAAGATCCTGCGGCTTACGATCCTGAAGGTTATGAACTGAAGTTTCTGCAAAGTTCTCCTCAACGACGCATTGAAAATACAAGTTTGTTGAGTAAAGCATCGCGCCTATTGCAAGAACATTGGTACTTATTACCCTTGGGTATTTTAGGGATTGCTGTTGTGCTTTACGGCATTACGCAAGCGTATCTGAAGCGGATTACTGTGGAGGATAAGAAGTAG
- a CDS encoding glycosyltransferase, translating to MTLFNLKRQRHKFSLANWLVEDLPQQFDRALEKLEIRHLKWLILPLLLLSVPLITTPLAVWQQGVVTVILIAVGQIIVRAEQNNPSKSRSEYLHLFMVWLSLVTTLRYLFYRTSYTLNFNNWINGISCVLLYGAELYAVLTLVLAYFQTLKIKDREPVDLKTIPQIQWFTVDIYIPTYNESVDIVRKTALGALATDYPADKKRVYILDDGRKFPERREELRLMCDEIGCTLLTRENNDHAKAGNINTAFRHTQGDLVLILDCDHVPARDILQKTVGFFYNPKVSLVQTPHWFYNPDPFERNLLTGGKVPVGNELFYKVLQKGNDFWNAAFFCGSAAVIRKEHVMQIGGIAVETVTEDCHTSLRLHSLGYETVYYDKIMVAGLAPEKLAAYVGQQVRWARGMAQILRLENPMFNPKLKLTLPQRICYFSATSHFFYGFPRLMYAIAPTLFLLFSINPIRGLGLETLAYALPHILLGLNTNHLTYKHVRFSFWNEIFEFVMSYQAGLVTLLALINPKLGSFNVTDKGQTVDKRTFDWQSARPLLFVTALVVISLLAVPFWLLLRPEDSEAVLVNALWCVFNLILLVAACLVAFEQPQLRSSHRLQRHLGAVIYSADQSVPGITVNISETGALIALDSWANLPDEVEVEVIGDYGARAFLNGRIVRWTPVNDTQIHVVIDFINPTRTQLDNLVLVIYSDVKEWYGQKREIVDQPFNSFKFLATSLTRSFRDFKPERSVQKVRKQVQTTAQIYWEGQFYAGEATELGTSSLKLELVCNSASSEKQLQQQDIEKMRQQKPVVGLLLESTNSANRFLAQITHVEVSSKNSGSSVIIELQFPEQFKQKQGEKIKELLQIL from the coding sequence ATGACTTTATTCAATTTAAAGCGACAACGCCACAAATTTTCATTGGCAAATTGGCTAGTTGAAGATCTACCACAGCAGTTTGATCGAGCATTAGAAAAGCTAGAAATTCGCCATCTTAAGTGGCTTATTCTACCACTTTTGCTGCTGTCTGTACCATTGATTACGACACCATTAGCAGTTTGGCAGCAAGGTGTTGTTACGGTAATTTTGATTGCAGTTGGTCAAATTATTGTTCGTGCCGAGCAAAATAACCCCTCAAAATCTCGTAGCGAGTACTTGCACTTATTTATGGTGTGGCTAAGTCTGGTGACAACGCTGCGCTATCTGTTCTATCGAACTTCTTATACGCTCAATTTTAATAACTGGATTAATGGTATCAGTTGTGTTCTGCTCTATGGAGCCGAGTTGTACGCAGTTTTGACACTGGTACTGGCTTATTTTCAAACACTGAAAATTAAAGATCGCGAACCAGTAGATCTTAAGACAATTCCACAAATACAGTGGTTCACAGTTGATATTTATATTCCTACCTATAACGAAAGCGTTGATATTGTCCGTAAAACGGCATTAGGTGCATTAGCTACCGATTATCCAGCAGATAAGAAACGGGTATATATTTTAGATGATGGTCGTAAATTTCCGGAACGTCGAGAAGAGTTACGCTTGATGTGCGATGAAATCGGCTGTACGCTACTCACGCGAGAGAATAACGATCATGCTAAGGCAGGAAATATTAACACTGCATTTCGCCACACCCAAGGCGATCTAGTACTGATCTTAGACTGCGATCACGTTCCGGCGCGAGATATTCTCCAGAAAACAGTCGGCTTTTTCTATAATCCTAAAGTTTCTTTGGTGCAGACACCACACTGGTTTTACAACCCCGATCCATTTGAACGTAACTTATTGACAGGAGGTAAAGTTCCAGTAGGAAATGAACTGTTTTACAAGGTATTGCAAAAAGGTAATGATTTTTGGAATGCTGCCTTTTTCTGCGGTTCAGCGGCGGTGATTCGCAAAGAACACGTCATGCAAATTGGTGGAATTGCAGTAGAAACTGTGACTGAAGACTGTCACACGTCCTTACGCTTGCATTCTTTGGGGTATGAGACAGTTTACTACGACAAAATTATGGTGGCGGGTTTAGCACCAGAGAAGTTGGCAGCTTATGTTGGGCAACAGGTGCGCTGGGCGCGGGGAATGGCGCAGATTCTGCGGTTGGAAAACCCGATGTTTAACCCAAAATTGAAGTTGACGTTACCACAACGAATTTGTTACTTTTCGGCAACATCGCACTTTTTCTATGGCTTTCCGCGATTGATGTATGCGATCGCTCCTACGCTATTTTTACTATTTAGCATCAATCCCATTCGCGGTTTAGGTTTAGAAACTCTCGCCTATGCTTTACCGCACATTCTTCTCGGTTTAAATACCAACCACCTGACTTACAAACACGTCCGCTTTTCTTTCTGGAATGAAATCTTTGAATTTGTCATGTCTTACCAAGCGGGACTTGTCACACTTTTAGCGCTGATTAACCCGAAACTTGGTTCTTTCAACGTTACAGATAAAGGACAAACTGTTGATAAGCGCACTTTTGATTGGCAATCGGCACGTCCGTTATTGTTTGTCACTGCACTTGTTGTAATATCACTGCTTGCTGTTCCTTTCTGGTTATTACTTCGCCCTGAAGATAGTGAAGCTGTTTTAGTTAACGCTTTGTGGTGTGTGTTTAACTTGATTTTATTAGTAGCTGCTTGTCTTGTTGCTTTTGAACAACCACAATTACGTTCTTCACACCGTTTACAGCGTCATCTGGGTGCAGTGATTTACAGTGCAGATCAAAGCGTTCCTGGAATTACCGTAAATATCTCGGAAACTGGGGCATTAATTGCGCTAGATTCTTGGGCTAACTTACCGGATGAGGTGGAAGTTGAAGTGATTGGCGATTATGGTGCTAGGGCATTTCTCAATGGCAGAATTGTTCGCTGGACACCAGTTAATGATACTCAAATTCATGTAGTCATTGATTTCATTAATCCTACCCGCACTCAGTTGGATAATTTAGTATTAGTTATCTATTCTGATGTAAAAGAGTGGTACGGGCAAAAGCGAGAAATTGTCGATCAACCTTTCAATTCGTTTAAGTTTCTCGCTACAAGTCTCACGCGTTCCTTCCGAGATTTCAAACCAGAACGGAGTGTGCAAAAGGTACGCAAACAAGTTCAAACGACAGCACAAATATATTGGGAAGGGCAATTTTATGCAGGAGAAGCAACTGAATTGGGAACTAGCAGTTTAAAACTTGAGTTAGTTTGTAATTCTGCCTCTTCAGAAAAGCAGCTACAACAGCAGGATATTGAAAAGATGAGGCAACAGAAACCCGTAGTAGGCTTGCTCTTAGAGAGTACTAATTCGGCAAATCGTTTCTTGGCTCAGATTACTCATGTAGAAGTTAGCTCCAAAAACAGCGGCTCATCTGTCATCATTGAGTTACAGTTTCCTGAGCAGTTCAAACAAAAGCAAGGCGAAAAAATCAAGGAGTTGTTACAAATTTTATAA
- a CDS encoding HhoA/HhoB/HtrA family serine endopeptidase — MHAKSSLMRQASTYILAIALGVILAVSTVRVLPCQAAPIAEDNPSIQAKAPITSNSFVTAAVNRVGSAVVRIDTERTVTRQVPEPFLEDPFFRRFFGDGFSQQMPSETLRGLGSGVIIDPSGEILTNAHVVNQADRVTVQLKDGRTFEGTVQGVDEVSDLAVVKIDAGGDVPVAPLGDSSTVQVGDWAIAVGNPLGLDNTVTLGIVSTLKRSSREVGIFNKRLEFIQTDAAINPGNSGGPLLNERGEVIGINTAIRADAMGIGFAIPIDKAKAIKDQLMRGEKIAHPFLGVQMVTVTPQLAKQNNSDPNSPIDVPEISGVLVVRVVPNSPAAAGGIRRGDVIVQVDRQPVATAEELQSIVDNSQVGQTLQIKVQRNNKTQQLSVRTGELEDKY; from the coding sequence ATGCACGCGAAATCATCGTTAATGCGTCAAGCTAGTACTTATATACTAGCGATCGCACTAGGAGTCATTTTGGCAGTCAGCACCGTAAGAGTGTTACCATGCCAGGCAGCACCAATCGCTGAAGATAACCCTAGCATTCAAGCAAAAGCCCCAATTACATCAAATAGCTTTGTCACAGCAGCAGTCAATCGTGTTGGTTCTGCAGTAGTACGCATCGATACTGAACGTACGGTGACACGTCAGGTTCCTGAACCATTTTTGGAAGATCCTTTCTTTCGCCGCTTCTTTGGCGATGGTTTTTCGCAACAAATGCCCTCAGAAACTTTACGAGGATTGGGTTCAGGCGTCATTATAGATCCTAGCGGTGAAATTTTAACCAACGCCCACGTTGTCAACCAAGCAGATCGAGTTACAGTACAACTTAAAGACGGACGCACCTTTGAAGGCACAGTACAAGGTGTTGATGAAGTTTCAGATTTAGCTGTAGTGAAGATTGATGCTGGAGGTGACGTACCAGTCGCACCATTAGGAGATTCGAGTACAGTACAAGTAGGAGATTGGGCGATCGCCGTTGGTAATCCATTGGGATTAGATAATACAGTCACCTTAGGAATCGTTAGTACCTTAAAACGTTCCAGTCGTGAAGTTGGCATTTTTAATAAACGCCTAGAGTTTATTCAAACAGATGCTGCGATCAACCCTGGTAATTCTGGGGGACCGTTGTTAAATGAACGCGGTGAAGTCATCGGAATTAATACCGCAATTCGTGCAGATGCAATGGGTATTGGTTTTGCTATTCCTATAGATAAAGCCAAAGCAATTAAAGATCAACTCATGCGTGGAGAAAAAATTGCTCATCCTTTTTTGGGAGTGCAAATGGTTACTGTTACTCCACAGCTAGCTAAGCAAAATAACAGCGATCCTAATTCTCCAATTGATGTCCCAGAAATCAGCGGCGTACTCGTAGTCCGAGTTGTTCCTAATTCTCCTGCCGCCGCTGGAGGAATACGTCGCGGAGATGTTATTGTACAAGTTGACCGTCAACCCGTAGCTACTGCTGAGGAACTGCAAAGCATTGTAGATAACAGCCAAGTAGGTCAAACCCTGCAAATCAAAGTTCAGCGGAATAACAAGACTCAACAACTCTCAGTGCGCACTGGCGAACTAGAAGACAAATACTAA
- a CDS encoding sugar ABC transporter permease — MTPTFLIMGVFLILPIVLAMVFAFYRIQPLGDVIYTFRGWRNFLRAFSDERVRIALKNTAEYVAIVVPTQTLLALILALILNTKIKGKNFFRILFFLPTVTSSAVLTLIFMWICNSNGLLNRLLHFLELPTYNWLGDPNVALKAIMLMNIWATAPLFMVIYLAAMQDIPETLYEAATLDGASAWDKLVCLTLPFLQPVTFFIIVMGIVGTFQLFDQSYIFSRGSGGPNNSTLTVVLLIYQYAFRILDMGYAAALALLLALIIMTVTLVQRLWIKEEKFN; from the coding sequence ATGACTCCTACTTTTTTAATTATGGGAGTTTTCTTAATTTTACCTATTGTGTTGGCAATGGTTTTTGCATTTTACAGAATTCAACCATTAGGAGATGTCATTTATACCTTTAGAGGTTGGCGTAACTTTTTACGAGCATTTAGTGATGAACGTGTCAGAATTGCTTTGAAAAATACAGCGGAGTATGTAGCGATCGTTGTTCCTACACAAACTCTACTAGCTTTAATTTTAGCATTAATTCTCAATACTAAAATTAAAGGAAAAAACTTTTTCAGAATTCTATTTTTTCTTCCAACTGTAACTTCATCAGCTGTTTTAACACTTATTTTTATGTGGATTTGTAACTCAAATGGATTGCTTAACCGCTTATTGCATTTTTTAGAATTACCCACATATAACTGGCTTGGCGATCCTAATGTGGCACTCAAAGCAATTATGTTGATGAATATTTGGGCGACTGCACCACTCTTTATGGTGATTTATTTAGCAGCAATGCAAGATATTCCAGAAACACTTTATGAAGCAGCAACTTTAGATGGAGCAAGTGCATGGGATAAACTAGTTTGTCTTACTTTACCTTTTTTGCAACCTGTGACTTTTTTTATTATTGTGATGGGAATTGTAGGGACTTTTCAGTTATTCGATCAATCTTATATTTTTTCGCGTGGTTCAGGTGGACCAAATAATTCAACGCTGACAGTTGTTTTACTTATTTATCAATATGCTTTTAGAATTCTTGATATGGGGTATGCAGCAGCTTTGGCACTGTTGTTAGCCTTAATTATTATGACTGTTACTTTAGTTCAGCGCCTTTGGATAAAAGAGGAAAAGTTTAATTAA